A single region of the Gemmatimonadaceae bacterium genome encodes:
- a CDS encoding sugar ABC transporter substrate-binding protein, whose translation MGGSISNSRRGARVRIALALFALGVLGCSPASGRESATLRLWAMGREGEVVSELIPAFERQNPGIKVQVQQIPWSAAHEKLLTAYVGEATPDIAMLGNTWVPEFVALDALEPLDARVARSSDVVRSDYFPGIWSTNVVDGITYAVPWYVDTRVLFYRTDLLAKAGYDRMPTTWAEWRTAMVRLKSGMSARQYPLLIPITEWPPPVILGLQAGSTLLRDDGTYGAFSQPQFKKAFDFYVGLYRDGLAPALSGSEISNLYQEFERGNIAMYISGPWQIGEFTNRLPKSLQDKWMTAPLPGIDGPGVSLAGGASLSLFRRSTNKEQAWKLMEYLSRPEIQLQFYKLTGDLPARRSTWRDSSLAGNRHTRAFREQLDRVVPTPLVPEWEQIATKVFEHGEQAIRGRKSVEKALAALDSDVNGILRKRRWLMEKQQAGSR comes from the coding sequence CTTTTCGCGCTGGGCGTACTAGGGTGCTCACCCGCATCTGGACGTGAGAGTGCAACGCTTCGCCTCTGGGCGATGGGCCGGGAAGGCGAAGTAGTCTCGGAGCTCATTCCGGCGTTCGAGCGTCAGAACCCCGGAATAAAGGTGCAGGTACAGCAGATCCCGTGGTCTGCAGCGCATGAAAAGCTCCTCACTGCATACGTCGGGGAAGCGACTCCGGACATTGCGATGCTGGGCAATACCTGGGTGCCGGAGTTCGTCGCACTCGATGCACTCGAACCTCTCGACGCGCGCGTTGCCCGCTCGAGCGACGTCGTTCGATCCGATTATTTCCCCGGCATCTGGAGTACTAACGTGGTGGATGGCATCACGTACGCAGTGCCCTGGTACGTCGACACCCGCGTGCTTTTTTATCGCACTGATCTACTGGCGAAAGCCGGATATGATCGCATGCCCACGACCTGGGCCGAGTGGCGTACCGCAATGGTGCGTCTCAAGTCCGGTATGAGCGCGCGCCAGTATCCGCTCCTGATCCCCATCACCGAATGGCCGCCCCCGGTGATTCTGGGACTGCAGGCCGGATCGACACTTCTGCGCGACGATGGGACCTACGGGGCGTTTTCACAACCTCAGTTCAAAAAGGCATTTGACTTTTACGTCGGCCTTTACCGGGATGGGCTTGCGCCAGCTCTGAGCGGCTCCGAGATCTCGAACCTCTACCAGGAGTTCGAACGCGGCAACATCGCCATGTATATCAGCGGACCGTGGCAGATTGGAGAATTTACCAACCGCCTTCCGAAGTCTCTCCAGGATAAGTGGATGACCGCGCCGCTCCCGGGGATCGATGGTCCGGGGGTGTCACTCGCCGGGGGTGCGAGCCTTTCTCTCTTCCGCCGCTCTACAAACAAGGAGCAGGCGTGGAAGCTGATGGAGTATCTCTCGCGCCCAGAGATACAACTCCAGTTCTACAAGCTGACTGGCGATCTGCCCGCGAGACGGTCGACGTGGCGCGACTCCTCGCTTGCGGGCAATCGCCACACGCGCGCATTCAGGGAGCAGCTCGACCGAGTCGTGCCTACCCCCCTTGTTCCCGAATGGGAACAGATCGCGACGAAGGTGTTCGAGCACGGTGAGCAGGCAATCCGCGGCCGGAAATCCGTCGAGAAAGCCCTTGCCGCACTCGACAGCGATGTAAATGGAATCCTCAGGAAGCGGCGCTGGCTGATGGAAAAACAGCAAGCGGGCAGCAGGTAG